ACACAGTGTCGGTTTTCTTGGCGCGAGCCATTTTCTCGTTAAGCAGGGTCTGCTTGGCCTCGGCTTCCGCCTTGGTTGCGAACGGCCCCAGCAGGACTTCGTCCTTGCCATCCACTTTCACGATATAAAAATTGAAACCATGCTCCAGCAGCCAGGCTGTGAGGTCGGTGATTGCCTGCAACTTGTGGTCCGGCGGGCCGACCCACACGTCCCATTCCTGGGCAGCAATTGCTCCGGTCTGGGGTTGGCTCTCGGTCACGGCAGGCTTGGGCTTGGGCGTCTCGACGCTTTTGCCTTCACCACAACCGGCCAATGCCAACACCGCAATTGCCATCGCTACTTTACGCACTGCCCTGCTCCTTTGAAGAGAAAGAGGCGACTTTATCATTCACTGTCTATTCTGGCCGTCATAAACGTTGGCTTAAACAATGCGAATCATGTATCGCAGACCTGTATGATGCCGCCATGGGAATTAATGTCGCCTCTATGCGTCCTAAAAGAGGCAGTCACAGGGAAGCGCTTAGCAGTAAGCTACACACATCCGACACCTGCCCTGTCTGAAACATGTGTCCTTAAAAGTAATCAAGGAGAAGTCCATGCTTATACTCACCCGCAAAGTTGGTGAAAGCATAAACATCGGTGATGACATCACGATCACCATCCTGGGCGTAAGCGGCCAGCAAGTACGAATCGGCATCAACGCACCTAAGGATGTTGCCGTGCATCGCGAGGAGATCTACCAGCGCATCCAGGCCGGCCTGACTGCTCCGGACAAAAACCAGACACCTTGAAGCGCCCTCAGTAGCCAGCCTTTTCGTTCACTGTAACGGCTGGCGAAAACTCTTTCGGACTGCTCTGATCGTTGTTGCGTGACTGACGCCGCCCATGCGTTCATCTTCATGGAAAGATGAAACTGTCATCACGCCTGGAACTTGTTGTTTCATTCACGGCCGAATCTCCTGACTGACACTCAGCCATCCGTGTGCATTCAGGAGCACGTCGATGAGGCCTACAACCGCACCACCTTTTGCCTACAAGGCCTGGGTGATCGCCCTATTGATAGGGTTGATCTTCGTGGGGCTGGCCTATGGCTTGAGATACGTAATCGAAGGTGCCAATTCCGCCGATGACCACTCCTGGCTGGACCTGGCGCTGTTGCTCAGTGGCTACCTGTTCCTGTTCTGCCTCAAACCCATCCAGAAAGCCGTGCAGCGTAGGCTGTGCCGGCAAGCCACACGCTGATGTCGCGCTGTTCGTTATCTGATCGCTGGCATTGGAAGCACCACAATACAACCGATGTGTAGGGGCGCATGATCGCAGTGCATCAGCATCACACTGTCGCACGCTGTACGTGCAACAAACCGTCCGTGTCACGCCGTGCCTTTAGCTGTTCATACCCATCAATCGAAGGATGCTCGGTAAGCATGACCGTGTGATGCGTTGACGTCACGACCATCACATCCATCCCTGCCGCCTCTCCTGCGCGAATGCCGACCGTCGCATCTTCAAACACCAGGCAATCCTCTACCGGTACGCCCAGGCGTTGCGCCCCCAGCACGTAGCAGGCGGGGTTTGGCTTGCCGACGGCAACATCTTCGGCCGTGACCATCACCGCTGGCGGTGCGATGCCCGCCGCTTGCAGGCGACGCAACGCAAGCTCCCTGGGTGCCGAGGTGACCAGCGCCCATTGATCGCCCGGCAGGCTACTCAGGAACGTGACGGCCCCGGGGATCGCGACAACGCCCTCTACATCATTGATTTCTGCCTCGGTGATCCACTGCGCTTCGACCTCAGGATCGATGCCAGGCAGTGCCTGGCGCGTGATGGTGTCGATTGCACGGGCACCGTGGATGGTCTTCAAGAACGCTGGCGCATCCAAACCATGGCGCTGCGCCCAGATGCTCCACACGCGCTCCGCGGCAGCAATGGAGTTGAGCAACGTCCCATCCATATCAAACAGAAAGGCACGGTAACGGCGGTTGAACACGGCTGAACCTCGGTTGGACACTGCGTGGCTTCCTCTTGGGTGGTAACAAATGACAGGCCCGATGCAATCTACGGATCACCTCGCTGCTTGTAAACGCTAGGAGCCTGGATTGCATTACAGGTTTGTAATCAAGCTGTAAGTCTTGCCAGCACCCTCACTTCATACAGTGGAGTCGTCAGTCACCCACATCGGATGACGCCACTTCCTACTGATGAAAAGGGTCCACCCATGAAACCTGCAAGCAAACTCTGCCTGGTCGCCGCCAGCCTACTGATGCTGGGCACCGGCACTGCCATGGCCGGCACCGTCGCGCCGGTCAAAGCCAATAACGTGGTGCTGGTACATGGCTCCTGGGCTGACGGGTCGAGCTGGTCCGAGGTGATTACCCGCCTCCAGGCCGCCGGGCTGCACGTCACTGCCGTGCAGAACCCGCTGACCTCGGTGGCCGACGATGTCGCCGCCACCAACCGTGTACTGGATCAACAAGACGGCCCTACCGTGTTGGTCGGCCATTCCTACGCCGGCACCGTGGTCAGCGACGCCGGAGCCAACCCGAAAGTCAGTTCACTGGTCTACGTGGCCGCCCGGGCTCCAGATGCCAACGAAGACTTCGTCGCGCTCTCAGCCAAGTATCCGACCATGCCGGTGCGCGCCGGTGTCGAAGATCACGACGGCTACCTCACCCTGAGCCAGGACGCCTTCCTCAAGTATTTCGCCACCGATGTGCCGCACGCGAAGGCCATGGAGCTGTACGCCGTGCAGCAACCCATCACAAAGGCCCTGTTCAGCGGCCGCACTGTCAATGCGGCCTGGCATACCAAGCCGTCTTGGTACGCGGTGTCCGCAAATGACCAGACCATCAACCCAGACCTTGAGCGCTTTCTCGCCAAGCGCATGAATGCCACCACTGTCGAGCTGCCATCGAGCCACTTGTCACTGGTGTCCCACGCCAAGGAAATCACCGACCTGATCCTCGAAGCCTCGGGCCGCCAGCCTTAAGCCTTGCATTACAAACTTGTCATCATCCTGTTGGTTGGCTGTTCGGGGCCCCTGGTTACTGTGAAGTCACTGCCATGACCTGGCCGCCAACCCTTTAAGAGAGATACCGCCATGAAACTGTTTATCCTCGGCTTTGCCGCTTTGCTCGCTACCGGTTCCGTGCTTGCAGCCGAATCCGTCATCCACGACAAAACCGGCTTTTTCGTCCATCTGGACGTCGCCAAAGTATTGTCGAGCACTGACACCTATGGCCAATGCGGCATCGTCCCCGCACGCCTCAACTACCTCGACAGCCAAGGCCGCGAACACGTGTTGGACTATCAGGTGCAGGGCATCGGTTGCGCCAGTGACAATTGATCGGGCTACACTTGCGCCACGCATTGAGACAGGGCATTTCCCATGAACATCCTCGTAGTCGAAGACGAACCCAAGGCCGGCAATTACCTGCTCAATGGCCTGCAGGAACTGGGCTATTCCGTCAGCCTCGCCCGCGACGGCGTGGACGGTTTGCATCAGGCCCTGGAAACGCCGTTCGACGTGATCGTGCTGGATGTGATGATGCCAAAAATGGACGGCTGGGAAGTGCTGCGCCGCCTGCGCAAGGAAGCCGACACACCGGTACTTTTTCTGACGGCCCGCGATGACATTGCTGACCGCATCAAGGGCCTGGAACTGGGCGCCGACGATTACCTGATCAAGCCGTTTTCCTTCGCCGAACTGGTAGCACGCTTGCGCACCCTGACCCGCCGTGGCCCGAGCCGGGACGAGGAACAACTACAAATCGCCGACCTGCAGATCGACGTGCTGAAGCGTCGCGTTACCCGCGCCGGCACGCGCATTACCCTGACCAATAAAGAGTTCGCCCTGCTGCACCTGTTCGCAACACACCAGGACCAGGTGCTGTCCCGTTCGATGATCGCATCGCGGGTGTGGGACATGAATTTTGACAGCGACACCAATGTGGTAGACGTCGCCGTGCGGCGCCTGCGCTTGAAAATCGACGATCCGTTCCAGCTCAAGCTGATCCACAGCGTGCGCGGCATCGGCTACCGCTTCGATACCCAGCCATGAACAAACATCGTCATTATTCCCTGACGCTGCGTCTGGCGCTGATCTTCGCCCTGCTTGCCTTCGCCTTGCTGGCTACCCTGGGTGTGGCGCTGTACCGCGAACTAGAGCGCGAGCTGATCATGCGCGACGACGCGGCCTTGATCTACCGCATCGACCAATTGCGCAACCTGCTCAATGACAGCAATACCCTGGACCTGATCAAGACCAAGCCGGAACTGTTCCAGAACATGCTGGGCAACCGCGAATCGGTACTGAGCATCGCCGCGCCTGGGCAACAACCCTTGTTGACGGTCAATCCCGGCAATATCGATCTGCCTGCCATCCCCCCAGTGCCCAAAAATCACGAGTTGACGTTTGCTGACGTGCACCATTTCCCTAGCATTAACGGCGCACCCTTCGCGACCGTGGCCGCGTCCATCGACTCCGGCGATCTGGGCAGCCTGCAAGTCACCACCGGACGCCTGATGACCGAGCGCACCGCAGTGCTGGCCAGCTATCGTTTGAGCGTCTATGTCCTGGCGAGCATCGCTGCAATCATTCTGGCGGTGGTCGGTTATCTGCTGGTGCATCGTGGACTTGTACCGTTACGTCGCCTGGCCCGACACGCCCAAGGCATAGGCGTCGGCAATCTCGCCGAACGCCTCGACAGCCACGGCGCACCAAAAGAACTGCTACCGATGATTGATTCGTTCAACACCATGCTGGAGCGGCTGGCCAAAGGCTTTGTCCAACTGGGCCAAGTGTCTACCGACATGGCCCACGAACTGCGCACGCCCATCAACAACCTGCTGGGAGAAACCCAGGTCGCCCTGCAACAACACCGCAGCATCGAGAGCTACCAGCAGTTGCTGGCCTCCAATGTCGAAGAGCTTGAAAGACTGGCACGCATGCTCGACAACATGCTGTTCCTGGCCCGCACCGATCCGGCCAGCGCCCTGCGCCAGCGCCAGGAACTCAATGCTGCAGATGAAGTGGAGCGCATCGCCGAGTACTTCGAAGGCTTGGCGGCGGATAGGGATATCAGCATTCGCGCTGAAGGTGACGGGGTGATCTGGGCGGAGCCGATGTTATTGCGCAGGGCCCTGGCGAACCTGTGTGCCAACGCCATCAAATATGGGGCGCCGAGCACTGAGCTGGTGATACAGGCGACTCCCAATAACGACGGCATTCATCTGAGCGTCAGCAACCACGGCGAGACCATCGCTGCCGAGCATCTGCCGCGACTGTTCGAACGTTTTTACCGGGTGGATGAATCACGAGAACGGTCAGCGCAATCCAACGGGCTGGGCTTGTCGATTGTGGCGACCATCATGCAGTTGCATAACGGGCAATACAGCGTGAGCAGTGAGGCAGGGGTGACGTGTTTTGATTTGTTCTTTCCGAAGCGGGAAGACTGAACAGCCGCCCCCCGGTGTTATTTTGCAAAGGTTTGTCCCTTAACGCTGGACGAAAGCCACACTACTCTTGCTCCCAACGGGCTCAAGGTAGAGCCGGCAACGGTAAAAACAAGGGAGATTCGGGAATGGAACTACGATTAGGTTTACTGGAAAAGGGGCTGGCTGAAATGAACGAGAAGCTGATCACCGTTTCGAGCAAGGCAGACGCCATGGATAAGCACTTCGCTTCCAAGGCAGACCTGGCAACCACTGAACTCAATCTTATCAAGTGGTATGTGGCGACCGCATTTGCAATGACAGGCCTGGCCTGCGCCATTACCTTCGGGCTCACCCGATTGTTTGCAATGTGAGGCTCGTGGGGCAGGTCAGCTGACCTGCCCACCCACTTCCGCTACATCCACAGGTGTTTGCCACGCCGTCAGTAAAGCTGCCTGCAATCCCGTGACCATTTTACCCAGCTCCATTGAAGGCCGCTGCGATCCCGTCACCTGCTCCGGCAGAAAAGGTACATGAATGAAACCACTGCGCACTTGCGACCCAGCGAGAGCATGCTGCAATAGATAAAACACCTGGTTACACACAAAGGTCCCCGCCGTCTGCGAAACGGAGGCCGCGACTCCCGCTTCACGCACGGCCTTGACCATTGCCTTGATCGGCAGCGTCGTGAAGTAGGCAACTGGGCCATCAACGATGACCGCCGTATCGACAGGCTGCTCGCCCAGGTTATCGGGGATACGCGCATCGTTGACATTGATCGCCACCCGCTCGATGGAGATATCGCTACGACCCGGCCCCAGCCCTGTAGCGATCACCATCGCCGGGTGCAATTCGTCGACAAGCCGGGTCAGGCACTCACCCGCAGTGGCAAATGCGCAAGGCAATTGACGGGCAACAATCTGCACACCGGCCTCCAGTTGCACGCCGTCCAATAGGCGCACGGCCTCCCAGGACGGATTAACCAAGTCTTTATCAAAGGGCTCAAAGCCCGTCAGCAATACGGTTTGCATCCTGGCCTCACATCAACAGGTAGAGCAGCACAATATTGACCACCAACATCATCAACGCCGTGGGCAGTTGCGCCTTGATCACCGCGTTCTTGTCCGGCAGCTCCAGCAACGCAGCAGGCACAATATTGAAGTTGGCGGCCATCGGCGTCATCAATGTGCCGCAGTAGCCGGAGAACATGCCAATCGCCGCCATCACCGCTGGATTCCCGCCGTAGATACCCACAAGCACCGGCACGCCGACACCGCCCGTCATCACTGGGAATGCCGCAAAACCATTACCCATGATCACCGTAAACAAAGCCATGCCCAATACATAGACCATCACTGCCACCAACTTGAAATCGAGGTTGATGTAGGTGGTGGTGACATGCGCAACAGCCGTACCGACCCCGGCCTCATTAAACAGCAAGCCGAGCATCGCCAGCATTTGCGGAAGAACCATCGCCCAGCCAAGGGCTTCAGTGAGACGGCGGGATTCGCGCAAGGCTTGCACCGGCGTATCACGGGTGAGCCAGCAGGCCAGGCCAAGTGCGATCAAGCAGCCGATACCGAGGGAAACGAAGGTGGTGTTTTTCGGATCCAGCAGTGGCACGCCGCCAATCTCGGTGTGCTTGAGCAGCACCGAGCCAATGACCGTGGTCAGTGGGATGGCGAGCGCAGGAATGAACAGCTTGTGGCCCAGGCGACCGGCACTGGCGCGAGAGGCCTTGTCATGCAGCTCGACATGCTTGCCACGGCCGACTCCGCCCATGCCGGCAATCAATGCCATCACCACGACGCCAGCGCCGATGGCCACCGACGGCAGGCGCTCGCCGATCAGGAACGGAATAGCGAACAACAGCCAGAACAACGCACTGGACCAACGCTTGGGATGGCTCCGGTCCATCAGAATCATGCCCGCAGTAATGAGCAGCAGAACCCCCGCGAGCCAGTACAGGTATTGAATGGAAATGATCATTGCGCGGCCTCCACTGGCGTAGCGGCAGGCGTCATCTCACGGGTAAGCCTTCGATCAAACCGGTGCAGACGGATCGCATGAATAACAAAGGCACAGATCGCCGTAGGAATGCCCCACACCGCAATATGCAGCGGCTCCACATCAATTCCCGAGCCGAGCAGGAAAGTGTGCATCAATGCGATTGCGCCAAAGGCGACGAAAATGTCTTCACCAAAAAACAGTCCGACGTTATCCGTCGCGGCGCACATGGCCAACACCTTGTGACGTAATTTGTCCGGCAGCTTGCCGTAGCGTTTTTCCGCCGCGCCTTCGGCCATCGGTGCGAGCAGCGGACGCACCATCTGTGGGTGCCCACCCAGGCTGGTCAACCCCATGGCGGCGGTGGATTCGCGTACAAACAGATAGATGATCAACAACCGCCCGACCGTGGCGCGCTCGAACCGTGCAATCCAGTTTTGTGCATGCAGGCGCAGCCCATGACGCTCCAGCAGGCCAATGACCGCCAGGGGTAACAACAGAATTAATTGCAAGGCACGGGTTTGAAGGAAGCCATCGCCCATGGTCGCGAGGATTTTCTCCAGCGGAAAGTGGGCAGCAAGCCCGGTGGCGATAGCGGCGGCGGTGACCACCAACAGCGGGTTGAAGCGCAAGACAAAGCCAACCACGATCACAAGTACGCCGATCAACGGCCATAAGTTCACAACAGTTTGCATGGCGTGAGGTCCTTAAGTGCGCGCTGCGGCGCCATTACAGCAGGATGTGAACAAAGGGTTCACAGCAAGAAGTGGCGTGCAGTCAGCTCGGTTTTTTATTGTTGACCCGAAAGGTCGAGCGTCAGTGGCGGCAACTTTGCTGCCTGGGGGCGGGAGGTGTCCAACAAGAAAAATTGTTGCTGCGAACCAATAATTTTTGTGGGTGGTGAGAGTTTTGCAAATCGCACGGCCACAAAAAAGGGCCCACCTTTCGGTGGGCCCTTCTAGACCGCCCAGCAGAGCGGATTTTGTTTGGTAGGCGCGATTGGACTCGAACCAACGACCCCCACCATGTCAAGGTGGTGCTCTAACCAACTGAGCTACGTGCCTGCTGTGAGGCGGCATTCTACGGAATTCCGGAGGGGTGTCAACATCTTTTTTGCAGCTAACCCTATGAATATGCGAATTTTTTATTTGCGCGGAGCACGCCCGTGGATTTCGGGTGGCTGGCAGGCAATTTTCAACTCAGGTAGGATCGACGCACTCGTAAAAAATATAAAACAGAGGTTCCAGGATGGCGAACACCCCCTACCCCCAGTCGTATTACGCCGCGTCCGCGAATGCCGTTCCACCTCGCCCGGTGCTGCAAGGTGAGGTCGAAACCGATGTATGCGTGATTGGTGCCGGCTACACCGGCCTCTCCAGCGCGCTGTTCCTGCTGGAGAACGGTTTTCGCGTGACGGTGCTGGAAGCCGCCAAGGTGGGGTTTGGCGCCTCGGGCCGCAACGGTGGGCAGATCGTCAACAGCTACAGCCGTGATATCGATGTGATCGAGCGCAGCGTCGGGCCCAAACAGGCACAACTGCTGGGAGAGATGGCGTTCGAAGGCGGCAGGATCATCCGCGAGCGCGTCGCCAAGTACCAGATCCAGTGCGACCTGAAGGACGGCGGTGTATTCGCCGCGCTCAACAGCAAGCACATGGGCCACCTGGAGTCGCAGAAGCGCCTGTGGGAGCGCTACGGTCATACGCAGCTGGAGTTGCTGGACGAGCGCCGTATCCGCGAAGTGGTTGCCTGCGACAACTATGTGGGCGGTTTGCTGGACATGAGCGGCGGCCACATCCACCCGCTCAACCTGGCACTCGGCGAAGCGGCGGCCGTGGAATCTTTGGGCGGCACAATCTACGAGCAATCGGCAGCCGTGCGAATCGAGCGCGGCGCCAACCCAGTGGTGCATACCGCCGAGGGCAAGGTCAGGGCCAAGTTCGTTATCGTCGCGGGCAATGCCTACCTGGGCAACCTGGTGCCGGAGCTGGCAGCCAAGTCGATGCCCTGTGGCACGCAAGTGATCACCACAGCGCCTCTGGGTGACGATCTCGCAAAGACGCTGCTGCCGCAGGATTACTGCGTCGAAGACTGTAACTATTTGCTCGACTACTATCGACTCACCAGCGACAAGCGCCTGATCTTTGGTGGTGGCGTGGTGTATGGCGCGCGTGACCCGGCGAACATCGAGGCGATCATCCGTCCGAAGATGCTCAAGGCGTTCCCGCAGCTCAAGGACGTGAAGATCGACTACGCCTGGACCGGTAATTTCCTGCTGACCCTGTCTCGCCTGCCGCAGGTGGGACGCTTGGGCGATAACATCTACTACTCACAAGGCTGCAGTGGCCATGGCGTGACGTATACGCACCTGGCCGGCAAGGTACTGGCGGAGGCACTCAGAGGCCAGGCAGAGCGTTTTGACGCGTTTGCCGACCTGCCGCACTACCCGTTCCCGGGCGGGCAACTGTTGCGCACGCCGTTCGCGGCAATGGGCGCCTGGTACTACGGGCTACGGGACAAGCTGGGTTTCTGATAGCGCGATGGGTGCCAGCAAGCTGGCGCCCATCATGAACCACCAAATCGCAGACACAAAAAACCCCGGTCTTTCGACCAGGGTCTTTGCTATCGGATCAAAGTAGCCAGAGGCTTGCTTTGTGCTCCAAGGCGTTCAGTGGGCCTTGAGGCAGATATGGCGCAGCGGACGGGACTCGAACCCGCGACCCCCGGCGTGACAGGCCGGTATTCTAACCGACTGAACTACCGCTGCGTATCGCTTGACCGGATGAGCGTAAAACCCTCAACCGTCTTTAAACATCTGATTGATCAGTCTTGGCTGTTCAATCTCAAGCCCGACGAATCAGACTTGGAAAATATGGCGCAGCGGACGGGACTCGAACCCGCGACCCCCGGCGTGACAGGCCGGTATTCTAACCGACTGAACTACCGCTGCGCGTCGGTGCAACCTTTAACGTTGCGTCTTGCCCTGGGGCAAAACTCTCAAGAAGTGGTGGGTGATGACGGGATCGAACCGCCGACCCTCTGCTTGTAAGGCAGATGCTCTCCCAGCTGAGCTAATCACCCTTTGCTTCGTTGAGGCCGCGAAATTTACGCAGGTATCGGACCTAAGTCAATAGCCTGCTTGAAGTTTTTCTGAAAAAGACAAAATTGCTTCAAGACGGCTACCCGCCCTACTCGCTGTAAATCATCTTCTTGCTCATGCCACCGTCCACGACAAACTCTTGCCCGGTGACAAACCCCGCCTGGCGCGACAGCAGCCACGCCACCATCGCCGCCACGTCTTCTACAGTGCCTACCCTGCCCGCCGGATGTTGCGCATGATCAGCGTCACTCAACGGCTCGGCGCGACGCGCAGCCGGATCACGCGCATCGATCCAGCCAGGGCTGACCGCATTGACCCGCACTTCCGGGCCCAAGCTCATTGCCAGGGCGTGCGTAAGGGCCAGCAGGCCACCCTTGCTCGCCGCGTAGGCTTCGGTGTCCGGCTCAGACTGGCGAGCCCGGGTGGATGCCAGGTTGACGATGGCACCGCCATGGGCGCGCAGGTAAGGCGCACAGTGCTTGGCCAGCAACATCGGCCCACTGAGATTCACCGCAAGCACTCGATTCCAGTACGCCAGGTCGAGGCTTTCCAGGGTGATATTGCGCGGGTCAGCCACCGCCGCATTGCAGACCAATGCGTCCAGGCGCCCAAACTGCCCCAATACCTCGGCAACACCTTGGGCCACCTGCTTTTCGTCGGCCACGTCCATGCTGATAAACCAGGCGTTATCACCCAGCACCTTGGACACCTTGGAGCCGCGCTCACGGTCCAGGTCGGTCAACACTACCTGCCAGCCTTCGCTGATCAACCACGCGGCAATCCCAAGGCCAATGCCCCGCGCGGCGCCCGTCACCAGCGCGACACGCCCGTTACTGGCTGCCGCAGCTTCCATGGACCACTCGATCACAAGGCCGCCAGCCCGCGAGCCAGGTCAGCTTGCAAGTCAGCAACATCTTCCAGGCCGACCGCAATGCGGATCAGGCTGTCACGGATACCAGCCGCTTCACGCTCCTGCGGTGCCAGACGACCATGGGAAGTGGTGCTCGGATGAGTAATGGTGGTCTTGCTGTCACCCAGGTTGGCAGTGATGGAGATCAGACGGGTCGCATCGATAAAGCGCCATGCGCCCTCTTTGCCACCCTTCACCTCAAAGCTCACCACCGCCCCGAAACCACGCTGCTGACGCTGGGCCAACTCGTGTTGCGGGTGGCTCTTGAGACCGGCGTAATGCACCTTTTCGATACCGTCCTGCTGCTCCAGCCACTCGGCCAAAGCCTGGGCGTTGGCGCAGTGGGCCTTCATCCGCAGGTTGAGGGTCTCAAGCCCCTTGAGGAAGATCCACGCGTTGAACGGGCTCAAGGTCGGGCCAGCCGTGCGCAGGAAGCCGACGACTTCTTTCATCTGCTCGCTGCGACCCGCGACCACGCCACCCATGCAACGACCTTGGCCGTCGATGAACTTGGTCGCCGAGTGCACGACAATGTCCGCACCCAGCTTCAACGGCTGCTGCAGCGCCGGGGTGCAGAAGCAGTTGTCTACGACCAGCATCGCGCCCTTGGCATGCGCCACTTCGGACAACGCAGCGATATCCACCAGCTCGGCCAATGGATTGGACGGCGACTCGACGAACAGCAACTTGGTGTTGGCCTTGATCGCCGCATCCCAACCGGAAAGATCCGCCAGGGGCACGTAGTCCACTTCGATGCCGAAGCGCTTGAAGTACTTCTCGAACAGGCTGATGGTCGAACCGAACACACTGCGCGATACCAGCACATGGTCGCCGGCACTGCATAGGCTCATCACCACCGCCAGGATCGCCGCCATGCCAGTGGCCGTGGCCACCGCCTGCTCAGCGCCTTCCAGTGCCGCGAGACGCTCTTCGAACGCGCGCACGGTCGGGTTGGTATAACGCGAATACACGTTGCCCGGCACTTCGCCAGCAAAGCGCGCAGCAGCATCGGCCGCCGTGCGGAACACATAGCTGGAGGTGAAGAACATCGGGTCACCGTGCTCAGCTTCCGGGGTGCGGTGCTGGCCGGCGCGCACAGCCAGGGTATCGAAAGCTACGCCATCGAGGTCGCTGTCCAACCGACCGGCATCCCATTCCTGACTCATGCTGCGACTCCTTACTCAATTCTTTATTTAAGATACAAAACCGGCCCCTCAGGGCCGGTTGTCACTCAGTTGTTGTACAGGTCGATGATCGCGCTGACCGCCTGGGTCTTGATCTTCGACGAGTCGTTACGCGCCTGCTCGATCTTGTTCAGGTAAGCCTCATCGACATCACCAGTCACATACTTGCCGTCGAACACGGCGCAGTCGAACTGGTCGATCTTGATCTTGCCACCGCCGACCGCCTCGATCAGGTCCGGCAGGTCCTGGTAGATCAGCCAATCAGCGCCGATCAGGTCGGCCACGTCCTGGGTCGAACGGTTGTGAGCGATCAGCTCATGGGCGCTCGGCATGTCGATGCCGTAGACGTTCGGGTAACGCACGGCAGGCGCTGCGGAACAGAAGTACACGTTCTTCGCGCCGGCTTCGCGGGCCATCTGGATGATCTGCTTGCAGGTAGTCCCGCGCACGATGGAGTCATCCACCAGCATTACGTTCTTGCCGCGAAA
The genomic region above belongs to Pseudomonas azotoformans and contains:
- a CDS encoding SPOR domain-containing protein, yielding MAIAVLALAGCGEGKSVETPKPKPAVTESQPQTGAIAAQEWDVWVGPPDHKLQAITDLTAWLLEHGFNFYIVKVDGKDEVLLGPFATKAEAEAKQTLLNEKMARAKKTDTVSEIIEHNAAQ
- the csrA gene encoding carbon storage regulator CsrA, translating into MLILTRKVGESINIGDDITITILGVSGQQVRIGINAPKDVAVHREEIYQRIQAGLTAPDKNQTP
- a CDS encoding HAD family hydrolase; protein product: MSNRGSAVFNRRYRAFLFDMDGTLLNSIAAAERVWSIWAQRHGLDAPAFLKTIHGARAIDTITRQALPGIDPEVEAQWITEAEINDVEGVVAIPGAVTFLSSLPGDQWALVTSAPRELALRRLQAAGIAPPAVMVTAEDVAVGKPNPACYVLGAQRLGVPVEDCLVFEDATVGIRAGEAAGMDVMVVTSTHHTVMLTEHPSIDGYEQLKARRDTDGLLHVQRATV
- a CDS encoding alpha/beta fold hydrolase; protein product: MKPASKLCLVAASLLMLGTGTAMAGTVAPVKANNVVLVHGSWADGSSWSEVITRLQAAGLHVTAVQNPLTSVADDVAATNRVLDQQDGPTVLVGHSYAGTVVSDAGANPKVSSLVYVAARAPDANEDFVALSAKYPTMPVRAGVEDHDGYLTLSQDAFLKYFATDVPHAKAMELYAVQQPITKALFSGRTVNAAWHTKPSWYAVSANDQTINPDLERFLAKRMNATTVELPSSHLSLVSHAKEITDLILEASGRQP
- a CDS encoding DUF2790 domain-containing protein, with the protein product MKLFILGFAALLATGSVLAAESVIHDKTGFFVHLDVAKVLSSTDTYGQCGIVPARLNYLDSQGREHVLDYQVQGIGCASDN
- a CDS encoding heavy metal response regulator transcription factor; the protein is MNILVVEDEPKAGNYLLNGLQELGYSVSLARDGVDGLHQALETPFDVIVLDVMMPKMDGWEVLRRLRKEADTPVLFLTARDDIADRIKGLELGADDYLIKPFSFAELVARLRTLTRRGPSRDEEQLQIADLQIDVLKRRVTRAGTRITLTNKEFALLHLFATHQDQVLSRSMIASRVWDMNFDSDTNVVDVAVRRLRLKIDDPFQLKLIHSVRGIGYRFDTQP
- a CDS encoding heavy metal sensor histidine kinase, giving the protein MNKHRHYSLTLRLALIFALLAFALLATLGVALYRELERELIMRDDAALIYRIDQLRNLLNDSNTLDLIKTKPELFQNMLGNRESVLSIAAPGQQPLLTVNPGNIDLPAIPPVPKNHELTFADVHHFPSINGAPFATVAASIDSGDLGSLQVTTGRLMTERTAVLASYRLSVYVLASIAAIILAVVGYLLVHRGLVPLRRLARHAQGIGVGNLAERLDSHGAPKELLPMIDSFNTMLERLAKGFVQLGQVSTDMAHELRTPINNLLGETQVALQQHRSIESYQQLLASNVEELERLARMLDNMLFLARTDPASALRQRQELNAADEVERIAEYFEGLAADRDISIRAEGDGVIWAEPMLLRRALANLCANAIKYGAPSTELVIQATPNNDGIHLSVSNHGETIAAEHLPRLFERFYRVDESRERSAQSNGLGLSIVATIMQLHNGQYSVSSEAGVTCFDLFFPKRED
- the pcp gene encoding pyroglutamyl-peptidase I, producing MQTVLLTGFEPFDKDLVNPSWEAVRLLDGVQLEAGVQIVARQLPCAFATAGECLTRLVDELHPAMVIATGLGPGRSDISIERVAINVNDARIPDNLGEQPVDTAVIVDGPVAYFTTLPIKAMVKAVREAGVAASVSQTAGTFVCNQVFYLLQHALAGSQVRSGFIHVPFLPEQVTGSQRPSMELGKMVTGLQAALLTAWQTPVDVAEVGGQVS
- a CDS encoding DUF979 domain-containing protein, with product MIISIQYLYWLAGVLLLITAGMILMDRSHPKRWSSALFWLLFAIPFLIGERLPSVAIGAGVVVMALIAGMGGVGRGKHVELHDKASRASAGRLGHKLFIPALAIPLTTVIGSVLLKHTEIGGVPLLDPKNTTFVSLGIGCLIALGLACWLTRDTPVQALRESRRLTEALGWAMVLPQMLAMLGLLFNEAGVGTAVAHVTTTYINLDFKLVAVMVYVLGMALFTVIMGNGFAAFPVMTGGVGVPVLVGIYGGNPAVMAAIGMFSGYCGTLMTPMAANFNIVPAALLELPDKNAVIKAQLPTALMMLVVNIVLLYLLM
- a CDS encoding DUF969 domain-containing protein — protein: MQTVVNLWPLIGVLVIVVGFVLRFNPLLVVTAAAIATGLAAHFPLEKILATMGDGFLQTRALQLILLLPLAVIGLLERHGLRLHAQNWIARFERATVGRLLIIYLFVRESTAAMGLTSLGGHPQMVRPLLAPMAEGAAEKRYGKLPDKLRHKVLAMCAATDNVGLFFGEDIFVAFGAIALMHTFLLGSGIDVEPLHIAVWGIPTAICAFVIHAIRLHRFDRRLTREMTPAATPVEAAQ